The DNA sequence CTAATCGTCGACTCTGTAACACATACAACACTGTTTTCTGGTCGTTTTATTGAACCGTTTTAACGAAAGATGTTTGGTGACTATCATATAAGTAGTAgctatatatattaataataaatacatattgtgtataaaagttaaaaaataatattgtgtttaAGACTGTTCTTTATTCACATAATTATAACAATATAATGTacctatttaatataaattatatgtgAATATCTAATATAAACTAGATAACATTTTCCACCTATTTTACATATTTATGCTCGATATCTTTCCACAGtttctgaaacaaaaattaCCACCAGTGTTATTCCGAAAAGTTTAGTCATTTTCTAAGCAAAATAATCTCCCTGTTATGCAATCCCGTTTTAACATACAATTTAGTATTGTTTGTAAAAAACTACGGCACTAATTGCATATAACGTACatgtttttttatgcaaaacttACACTATTAACttgtttaacaaaattatttaacgTAATAATCGATGAATTTGAACAATTCGATATGCGATAGAAAACCATTTAAGCACGTTCCTTAAATAAATTGCTAATTTACACGATATACTATAAAAATCTTTAAACGTGAATTTAATTTATACAAACCCCTTTATTGACGTTCTCAAATACATTGTCTGTAGAGACATCGAGCACTCGCTCAAAGAAGAAACTGGTTACCATTATGGTAAAGACAAGCGCAGAGGtccttttaaaaattaaattgtatgTAGTACTTGCTAGTCCAGCCATTATACCGATTCAAATTAATACGTCTCAAAGCAAATTGTTAGCTTTAATTGCAAAATGGAATAACTTTACTGTTACGTTACTCGCGATCGTTTCTATCTCTCGTTACTACGATACGATGACCGAGTATGAGATCTTCCACTACTATATTATAGAACATGGAATACTTTTTGAAGCAGTTCGTCTTAATTCTTACCGCCAGTAGCGTTGTAATCTTATTCTGTTCTGAATCGATAATATTAGAATTAACACCGAATGCTCGGGGACCCCAGAATTCTGTGTTTAAAGTCCccagatatattttgtatgtaCGTCGTTGagctattgaatatttctaccTGTTTGTCACATTGTAATTTGAAAAATAGTCGAGGATAAACCTAGTCAAGAAAAACTGGCATAGCAGTTAGCGCGTTAATATACTTTATTTTTTGCACGTAGAGTTAAcagatagaaaatatttttagaatctgTTATAAACAGAGAACACAATTAGAAAAGCACACTAAATAAATAGCATTCAAATACTTCAACTTTGTCGAAGTTTGCCGAAGTGTACGTAAGTGGAGGGGCAATTTTCTACGAGCACCAGTCTGTCGTCTGGTAGCACTTAAAAGTCTGGTTGAATTCAGAGATGccagcagagatgccagaaaggcaccgagggtgctctctcacactatgtcagatcacgcgtacgtgagctcgtggagtttcggaaacccgacaaaggcaaaatgacgcatgcactctttctcgattctccgaagttgcccaaagtaagttcggaccgtctcgtgggaattgagagagaaaggctcacacttcccttctcgctcttgaacaactaatatccgacctcccgtcaacaggtctccactggcctctgctgaccgctgctgaccactcctggaatttctgacaacgtataacgattacgactggctactgttagtctctcccagcctctgctgactgctgctgaccacttctggaatttctgacaacgtataacgattactactgacttctgcctgcctccgctggcctctgctgaccgctgctgaccactcctgatacttctaacaacgtataacgattacaacttgctactgcctgcccctgctggactctacttgcctctgcatgcctccgttggcctccgttggcctctgctgatcactgctgaccactgctgaccaccgcttatatttctggcaacgtacaacgattactactggctactgccagcctctgctgacttctcccagcatctcccgacctaagctggcctctgccaacatctcccgacgtcagctgaccatcgctgaccactgctgaccgttgctgacaacttgtgacatgatgtaatataatataatatgtttatatgtattaaagttttgtataatgtaaatctatgacaataaatgatataatttcaaagtattcaatgtattctcatcattttttaccgtccttttcctctccaaatcattctcttacctataagatgcgtaccaccttcttcgcaagttcaccagcattttagaaatgttccgggaactttggaaatccgaatttgaccttgaccttggcccagtttcgaaagtgggtcaaggccattcgaatcttagaaaaattccgggcactttggaaatccggatggccttgacccactttcgaaattgggtcaaggccatcaaatctcagaaaaatttcgggcgctttgagaatccggatttggccttgacccaatttcgaaagtgggtcaaggccattcgaaattttagaaatcttcgggccaacttggaaatccggatggccttgacccaatttcgaaagtaggtcaaggccattcgaaattttagaaatcttcgggccaacttggaaatccggatggccttgaccgaatttcgaaagtaggtcaaggccatcgaatcttagaaaaattccgggcgctttgggaatcaggatttggccttgacccagtttcgaaagtggttttcagaaaacgctccgggcactttggaattccagttttaagtagagaaacggtttcttataactaagggaataatggggagaggaaaagaaaggtaaaagtgatgagaacacatagaattctttgaaattatatcatttattgtcatagatttacattatacaaagttttaatagatgtacatcatgttagaagttgttaacaaaggtcagcgtggtcagcagaggtcagcagagggatgcagaggcatgcagagactagcaggggcaagcagtagcaagttgtaatcgttatacgttgccagaagcatcaggggtggtcagcagaggtcagcagaggctgagagaggctgacagtagccagtcgtaatcgttatacgttgtcagaagtaacaggagtggtcagcagaggccagcagagaccagcggaggcaggcagaagtcagtagtaatcgttatacgttgtcagaaatataagcggcggtcagtagaggccagcagagatcagcaggtgcgaacagtagcatgtagtaattgttatacgatgtcagaagcatcaggggtggtcagcagtgttcagcagagggcaGCAAAggtatgcacaggcaagcagaaacctgcaaagacaagcagagacttgtaggagcatgcagtagtaagtattaatcgttatacattatcagaaatacctgcagtggtcagtagcgttcggcagaggccaggaaagttcagcagagacaagcacacgctggcagagatcagcaaagaccaacagaggttagcagaagtcagtagtaatcgttataagttgtcagaaatataagcgatggtcagcagagtccagcggaggcaagcagtaatcaggagcagtcagtaacagtcgctgtatggtgtcaaaagttgtcgggagttctgtacttttgtcagcactggtcatcagaggtcatctgaggcaaatagaaactaggagtaatttgcagagttcagtaatgaactctcggAAAGGCAAAtagaaatacctgggcagtcgagattccgaatcgtatgccgtagacgggaggtcggatttcagagcgagaaggcaaatgtgagcctgcctctctcgactcccacgaggcggtccgaaattacttcgggcagcttcggaataatcgagaaagagggcatgtgtcagtttgcctttgtcgactttccgaaactccacgagctcacgtacgcgtgatcttccatgtgtgagtagggcaccgggtgctgaatctggcatctcaaccagagatgccagattcagcacccggtgctctACTTACACATGGAAGATCAcgagtacgtgagctcgtggagtttcggaaagtcgacaaaggcaaactgacacatgccctccttctcgattattccgaagctgcccgaagtagtttcggaccgcctcgtgggagtcgagagaggcaggctcacatttgccttctcgctcttgaacaactgaaatccaacaACCCGTCTACggtatacgatttggaatctcgaatctctgtcagcgtgtgcttgtctctgctgaactttcctggcctctgccgaacgctactgaccactgcagatatttctgataatgtataacgattaatacttactactgcatgcccctacaagtctctgctagcctttgcaggtttctgcttgcctgtgcatgcctttgctagcctctgctgaacactgctgaccacccccgacgcttctgacatcgtataacaattactacatgctactgttcgcccctgctgatctctgcttgccactgctggcctctgctgaccgctgctgacgactgctgaccaccgtttatatttttggcaacgtacaacgattactactggctactgccaccctctgctgacctctgccaacatcatccgacgtcagctgaccatcgctgaccatcgctgaccatcgctgaccactgctgaccgttgctgacaaattgtgacaccatataatataatataatatgttcatATATATTAAAGTGTtgcataatgtaaatctatggcaataaatgatataatttcaaagaattctatgtgttctcatcatttttacccttcttttcctatcgaaatcattcccttagttataagacacttcgaatcttttaaaattttctaagttccccggaaagatttcaaattcaaagacgtcatttctaagaattcttgaaaattctcggaatccctggaacTTACCGGTGGCCCTGAaactttcggcaaaaattttaaagggttattacgtaatattacataatgttacgtaatattacgtaatttttgccgaaaactttccggctgcgaaaaattttgaagagctattacgtaatgttacgtaatgttacgtaatgtagCGTACGTACGTTAAtgtaaaatactattttttCATATCCATTTTTTATACAACTGGATTATCAATCcatcaatttatttttcaataaatacAATACAAAGATTATGAATCCAAGCATGAaactattaattattaaataggTATAATTGTGTTTTGGGAATAAATTCCGATACGTGTAATCTGGACACGATAGCCTATGTAGTATTCGAGAACAGTACTCTACCAACAACTCTGCAATAGTTAAAGTTTATAATAGATCGTCAATTCAAGTAAACTATTATTTATCAATGTAACCGTTCGTTATTCTTGCTTTAATAGCAGAAAATAACACGCGTTGAGCATAACTTACGAGGCACTCGCAATGTAGCCACAGATAAATACAAAATCGAATAAGATAGTGGGGTGGAACAACGAGTTATGGCGTCTACGGGAAATTCGAATGCACATACACTATTCCTTTTCGTTGGCAGAATAGTTACGTAGATATTCACAATTAAATCGCTCGAGGGAATATTTAAGCCACTTAAAAAACGTTTTTAAATATACGATTCTGTTCGAGTGGTCTTTAGATTCAGATACACGAATATGAGGAATTGTTTCGAGATCTTGACCCGACGTGACCCAATTATTACCCGCTACGACCCGAGCACtcttaaagaaaataaactaaAAACCGTCAACGAATCTGAACGATCCAAATAACTCAGAAAAAAGATTTCACTGTACAGATACACGCTTCGCTTACACTTTATTAATTCATTTGCAATACATTAATTAAGTCTGTTTAAATAGCATCGAGGCTACCTAACGTATGCCTTCGTTTATACTATAGACAATCATCTAGCTTAAACACACACTCTCTTTCTGTCTTTCTTTCGATACCCTTTCTGTCTCACTCACTCACTCTCTATCTTTCTCTCTATCGTTTTCTCGTACGCCCTTTTTCTCATTTGCGCATTTTTTCCGTTTCTCTTTAATCTGTTCCATTATCGATATCATTTATCGTTATTGTTATTACCATTGTCATTATCATTATACCATATAATATATCATAAGATCGACGTTAAAAACTAAAATTCGTATAAAAAGCGTCGTTATTCATACTAACAATATAACTgtactatttaaataataattgaatcttaaaaaattatttgttctTGTTGTTCTTGTTGGTGGTGGGTGGGTGTGTCTGAATGTATGAGATGTCTAATGCATCGGCTATAATACGAGGGTGCAAGGCGTGCATAAAGTGACGTTACACCATCTTCGTCGCGTACATTCGCGTCTCGACGTACGATCCCGAAGAACTATTCGGTAAGATCGCGAAATGCCCCGATGTTGCGCTCACAAATCaaacaaaatatattaataCAGCTTCGTCCGTCGTTCGTTCTTACGAGAACCGGACGATCGTCTACAGGAAATAAACTAAACTAGGCGCGCGACGATCGATGATCGTCCGATCGCAAAAATTCCAAGGAAAACAAAGCGTATGTCGGGTTGCGTTCTCGAATTAAACAACAAAGAAAGTGTTTTACGTTAAATGTCAATGAACGCGCGTTTTACTCGTTACGATCTTACCGGGTTCGAACGTTCCTGGATCGCGTCAGGACGGCACACGGTGTGCATCCGCGTTCGCGTGTTCAGCCGCACCCCGTAcacattatttataattatcgtTTATCTCGTAGTCGTTTCACGCCGCATTTTTCTTTTACAATCTAGCTAATACTTTTACAAACTACGAATGTTTAGCACAATCACTACGACCGAACCACATCTTCGTCTCTCTCCCCTTTAATCCTCCTTATTACGTAACCTATCCGCTATTACGAGCAATAATGTACATcaattacattaaaaaaaaaaaaaaaaaaaaaaaataaagaaaagaaacaaGAATTACCGTGAACGTTTCTTGTCGATCGTTTTCATCGTCGCACGATGATCGCACTTCGCGTAAAAGGGTACCGCGGGGGTTATTGGGAAATCCAAGAAATTACTACCAACGCCACTGTCCATGCGTCGTCTTCTTAGGACGCCGTGACGCGCGATATAGAATCCGTTTAAAATGTGTGCCTCGTCGTTTGACACCACGGGCACAACGCGTGAGATGTACAATTACGTTTACTAGACCttattcgaaatcgaacgtcgcTTAAAAAATCTCCCAACGCTACGCGAACAATGATCGATAAATAACGAGGTCCTGTCGCGGAGCTCGACGCGGATAAAAATTCGGGAACACTTACACGTCGTATGCGACACTAATTGGGCGCCACGGAGGATAAAACTGCCGTTCATTCTCGAGAAACGTAAACACGATCGCTCTGCCACGAGACACGCAATTCTTCGTTAAAAACGACTTGCCATTCGACGACGTGCACGCAATCGCTAACGATTCCATCGAATTCATCGATATTGCTTACGAACATGATATCGAAATATGTAGCGAAATTACATTTGTTGGAATATAATCGTGAAGGAACGAAAATTGTGGGGAATGCTCGCAATTCTTTGTGCATCGAGTATTACGCATTGTTAAATAATTCGTGTTTACCAGCCACGTATTCGTAAGTGTTTACAAAGGTCGGTTGCACTTGTGTTCGCATCATCAGGGTTGGGCATCGATGGACTAAATCTTTCTCGAACAAATGGTCATCGGAAAAAAATTTAGTCAGAATTAATCGGTTACTGAATTGACGATATTGATTATATTAAGTTAGTCGCTCGTCACCGTGGTTGATTAGATTAATAGTTCATCTCTAGAAAATTTCTGTTTCACGCGTTTGCAAACTTCAACTATTTAAGAATATATTCCTGAAGATTAAAAACGTTCAATCTACCGCGTTGAATCGTTATTTGTTCGACTTTCAAAATAAATCCCCAAGAATATATTCTGAAATAGTTGAAGCTTGTAAATGTGCGATACAGAAATTTCCAATGTTCTTGACTTGACGTcgctagagaataatttattaacTCAGTCGATGATGCGAGTGACTAACAATTTCGTCAAACATTAATTTCGTCGatggtttcattaaaatttgcccaacactGTCACATATTGCTTATTAGGAAGTTCGTTTCGGCAGTGAATAAAATAATGACTAAACAATGTATGCTTTCCAACGGCGGAAGCAACGTTGCACTGTACATGTAACGATTATTATTGTGAAATGTAAATGATTTAAGTAATTGATTGTTTGCTGAATGAAATTGGACTGTTCGCTACTCTGAACAAGGATCTCTTTCTTTTGAAAGCTTTTAACCGCAGCATTTTGGTCTCCTTTggtgataaataaaaatataatttaaaacaatatggagaaataatatttgtttatatCTATATGAAGCAAATTGTTATACAGTTTCATATATGAAGTGATTGGAGCATGTATTAAAATACATTCatctttataattatttatttgtacttTGCATgtttttctaatttattttatctCACGATAAATTcatataacaaataaaaaataaataggaTAGTTGTATTTTCCCCTTAAAAGTCTATTTTCATTTACCGCTAAAGAGGACCAAATTACTCTGCGATTAAAGGTTTTCGACATGAAGCAACACCTGTTCTGCCTAACGAAAAGCCTAATTGTATCGTAAAATGTAAATTGCATCGAACATGTTTAAAATACTGTAGTTCCTTTAGTCAACGTCCGCGTCGATCTATCGGTTTTATTTATTGCAATCGTTCCAGCCATCCGATGAGCATTTGTTCACTCATGATTCTAGTGCAAACAAAGGACAAAgcaaacgaagaaaaaaaagaaaaaaagggaaAAGAATCCGTGGAATGGCATTAACTTCGTCCTTAATTGGAAGATTGACTCCGTTTGTCATTCTATTGTATCTTACTCTGCAGCAAATATTACCCTTTCATCGTGCTGACGTTTTCGTGGGCAAATGTGTTCGCGTGTGAGTGTTGCAATGTTTTCATGTGACTATCTATATAGTATACATATACACTATATTCATATTTATACATTTATGTGTACGTACATACAcatattttctgttttctttttttttcacattcattaatttgcaaaatatttcttttgcCGACTCTTCGACGCTAAGCCTGTATAATACAATCGCAAATTACATCGTGTGTTCGCTTAGGCAAAATTTAACTCGTTAATTCTCGGTAAGTACAGTGACCATTTTGCACATCGTGTTTCCTTCCTATTCGGGTTTGCCTCGCAAAACGGAAGTTAAAACGTCTCCCGTCCGCGAATCGCGTCGATCTCTCGAGAAGCTCCAGAATCGCGAAACGTAATCTACCGCGTTTAATTTCTGTCTCGTGCGACTTCCGGTGCCTTGTCGATAAAGCTTCTCGAATTAACCACATCGCGTGCCAACAACCCCTACGAGGTTAAATGGAGAATTCGTTTGGCGGAAGCATTTTCGACGAGTATCAAAATGTGGCGTAAAAGTTCCTCTCGCTGAATGCTACGGAAAGGTAACGTACAAGCCTTCAAAAAACATTCGTCAAGAATTTGGAAACAATTTAAAGTTGTCACTCGCTTGACAAAGCAAACGAAGGCTAACTTCCGAGCCGCACGTATCACGTATTAGCACTATTTGCAACAGAACCAACCCCATCACTGTCTATATGTTTCTTTAGTCCGATAAttgtttttaacaatttttttcgcGCCAACTcgatgatcgaaaacagaattttcatgaAAACTACGCGATTACTTTGCTGTGAAAAGGATATACATCGATTTATTACTTTTCGTAAATTTATACGTTGCATTACTAGCATTCTAAATGGAAAAGGTTAAAACGTTATTGGAGAGGCCAGTTTGAGTTCAACTAGTTCTGAGAACATAGTCTTTCCCAAATCACTCCACATGAAATCTATGagtttttatttaattgcaagAAAGGAGCCAGTGTTGTATT is a window from the Colletes latitarsis isolate SP2378_abdomen unplaced genomic scaffold, iyColLati1 scaffold0128, whole genome shotgun sequence genome containing:
- the Ox gene encoding ubiquinol-cytochrome C reductase complex subunit oxen, which codes for MAGLASTTYNLIFKRTSALVFTIMVTSFFFERVLDVSTDNVFENVNKGKLWKDIEHKYVK